The following DNA comes from Myxococcota bacterium.
TCGCGATCGTGCGCCACCGCAGCGCCTTCTTCGAGGCGCTGTCGCCGTACAAGCGCGCGGGCGAGATCGTGCGACACCGATCGGTGTTCCTGCAGCGCCAGCACGCGGCCGTGGTGCGCGAGCTGCGCGAGCGGCTGCTGCGCGGTCTGCCTGAGCTCGCCGCTGCGCCCGACGCGCTGCTCGACGCGCTCGAGGCCGTGCTCTCGTTCGAAGTCTGGGAGCGCATGCGCCGCGACCAGCGCCTGTCGCGCGAGCGCGCGACCGAGGCGTTCCGGGCCGTGGCGCTCGCGCTGCTGGCGGATCTGGAAGTGACTCGCCGGCGCAGGCGCCCGAAGTGAGCGCCG
Coding sequences within:
- a CDS encoding TetR/AcrR family transcriptional regulator, with translation MPVRISARVSATIDGRALRSERSRHAIVTAFFELIGAGNPQPTAQQVAAQAGVGLRSVFRHFEDMESLYAELNDRVQAAALPLLRDPPATGALEERALAIVRHRSAFFEALSPYKRAGEIVRHRSVFLQRQHAAVVRELRERLLRGLPELAAAPDALLDALEAVLSFEVWERMRRDQRLSRERATEAFRAVALALLADLEVTRRRRRPK